A segment of the Fibrobacterota bacterium genome:
TTGCGCTTCCCCAGGGTCTTGATGCGGAAGCAGAGATCGAGATCCTCCCCGTACATGAAGAAGTCCTCGTCGAAGCCGCCGATCGAGCGGAAAAGATCGGTGCCGACGCACATGAAGGATCCCGAAACGGCGTCCACCTCGTGAGTCTTGTTCTCGTCCAGGAAGGTGAGATTGTATTTGCCGAAGACGCGGCTCTTGGGGAAAAGGGTGGATAGCCCCATGAACTTGTAGGCGGCGACTTGCGGCGAAGGGAAGCTGCGTTTGCAGGCCAACTGGAGGCTGCCGTCGCGGTTGACGATCTTGCAGCCGGCCACGCCCACCTGCTCTTGGGCGCGCATGAAGTCCCACATCACCTGGAAGGTATCCTCGCTCACGAGGGTATCCGGATTGAGGAACAGGAGCAGATCCTGGGAGGCCACGGCGGCGCCGCGGTTGCATCCGGTGCCGAAGCCCAGGTTCCGATCGGACTTGAGCCACAGGACTTCGGGAAAGCGCGGCTTGAGCAGGGTCAGCGTGCCATCGCGCGAGTCGTTGTCGAAAACGACGACTTCGATATCCCCGGCGAACTTCGCCGCCGCGTGGTAGATGCTCTGGATGCAGGCATCCAGGTATTCCCGCACGTTGTACGAGACGATGACGATGGAGATGCCCGGTCCCTTCGCGCCTTCCGGCGAAAGCTCGGATTGCGGCGCCCGTTCCGGAACCGCGCCCAGCCGCGCCGGCGGCTTGACCCGGTGGCCCGGCAGGTTCCGCAAGAACGTGCTCAAGCCGAACCCCCGAAGAAGCGGAGGCGGATGAGCAGGAAGAGGGCTTCCTTGATGATGCCACCCGACATCTTGGAGGCGCCGTGGGTCCGGTCCCTGAAAATGATCGGGATTTCCTTGATGCGGTAGCCTTTCTTCCAGAGCTTGTACTTCAGCTCGATCTGGAAGGAATACCCGGTGGACCGGATCTTCGCGAGGTCCAGGGTCTTGAGCGCCGAGACGCGGTAGCACTTGAAGCCGGCGGTGGCATCCTGGATGGGCATGCCCGTGGCCCAGCGCGCGTAGACGTTGGCGAAGTAGCTCAAAAGCAGCCGGCTCATGGGCCAGTTGACCACGTTCACGCCGTTGATATAACGGCTGCCGATCACCAGATCGTTGTCCTGGATCGCAACCAGGAACGTCGCCAGGTATTCGGGGTCATGGGAAAAGTCGGCATCCATCTCGAATACGAAATCGTACCCCTCATCGATGGCGTATCGGAACCCGCGCACGTAGGCGCTGCCCAGGCCCTGCTTGCCTTCCCGCTGGATCAGATGGAGGTTTTTGCGTCGGGGCAGTTGCTCGTTCACCCACTTGCCGGTCCCGTCCGGGGAACCGTCATCCACCACCAGGACATCCAGGTCCAGACCGGTCGCGTCGATGCGATCCAGCATCCGGGGCAGGTTCTCCATCTCATTATACGTGGGGATGATAACTAAGGTTTTAGCCATGATGCCGAAACAGGCTTTAGACCAAGCCCCATCGGTGGAGCGAATATAACAAAAGGCCCCCTGCGGACCGTGCCGTGCCGCGGAAATCAGGGGAATTCAGGGAAATTCAGCCGGCATCGACGCGGGCGAGCTGCCCGGACACGTCCCGGGGCGTAAAGTCGGTGTCGCGGATCAATTTGTCGATGCGCAATCCCGATCGCAAGGGACGGCGGGCGGCTTGCTTCAAGTCGGCCGTGAGGCAGGGCTGGATGAGGGAGGCATCGAGGCCGTAATGGGCGGCGATGGCCCTGGCCCAATCGAAACGACTGTTCCACTCGGACCCGGCCACATGATAGATTCCGCCGCGCCCGCCTGCCACCAGCTTCCAGATCGCCGAAGCCAAATCTTCCGCCAAGGTGGGGTTCCCGAACTGGTCGGTGACGATGCGGATGGTTTTCCCCGCCGCCAGGCTATTGCGCACGAAGTCGACGAAGCTCGTTTTCATTCCGCGGCCTTTTCCCCATAAGGTCATGGTGCGGACCACCAGCGAGAGGGGAGCGCCGGCCAGGGCCAGGGCTTCGGACTCCAGCTTGGTGGAGCCGTAGACGCTCAAGGGCCGGGTAGGCGCGTCTTCGGCATACGGCCCGGCTTCGCCGTCGAAAACGTAATCGGTGGAGACGTGGACGAGGGGCTTGCCGAAGGCGGCCATCCAGCCCACGGTATCCCGGTTGATGAGTCCAGCCAGGGCGGGTTCGCGCTCGCACAGATCCACGTCGGTGACGGCGGCGGCATTGAAGATCCGGTCCGGGTCGACGGCGCGCACCACGGCTTCGAGTTCGTCCCGCTTTCCGATATCGGCCGAACGGTAGCTCGCGAGGGATTCGGGGAGGATGGGCTCTGGCTCTTTGCCGACCCCGTGGATTTCCCATCCGCCCGCGGGACGCGCCCGCAGAAGGTTCTGGCCCAAAAGGCCGTTGCATCCCACTAGCAGGATTTTCGCCACGCCTTAGGCTTCCCCGATGGCGCGGGCGACCGGGCGATCGCGGTTGGCCATGCGATGATTGATCATCTCGCCCAAAAGCCCGATGGACACGAACTGGATGCCTACGATCATGAAGGCGACGCCGGCCAGCATCAGGGGCCGTACGTGCCCGTTGCCGGTGACCGCCCATTGGATGGCGAAGCCGGCGAGGATGAGGAAGCCGACGAAACTGCAGAGGAGGCCCACGAAACCGAACAAGTGCAGGGGCCGGGTGGTATAGCGATGCAGGAACACCAGGGTGATGAGATCGAACATCCCGTTGTTGAGGCGCGCCCATCCGTACTTGGAGACCCCGAACTTGCGCGCGCGGTGCTCCACGACCTTCTCGGCGACCTTGAACCCGTCCCAATGGGCCAGCACCGGGATATAGCGATGCAATTCGCCGTACAGGTCGAGGCTCTTCACCACCTCGCTCCGGTAGGCCTTGAGGCCGCAGTTGAAATCGTGAAGCTTCACGCCGGAAACCCGCGAGGTGATCCCGTTGAAGACTTTCGAAGGCAGGGTTTTGCCGAGAGGATCGTGGCGCTTCTTCTTCCAGCCGGAAACCAGATCGGCGCCGTCTTCCAACATCTTGATTAGCGCCGGGATCTCATTGGGGTTGTCCTGCAGATCGGCATCCATGGTAATGACGTATTTGCCCCGGGCTCGGGCGAAGCCTTCGGAAAGGGCGGCGGCTTTGCCGCTGTTGCGCCGGAATTGCACACCGCGGATGCGTCCGTCCTGGTCGGATAGCCTTTGGACGCATGCGAAGGTGCCGTCCTTGCTGCCGTCATCGATCACGATGGCCTCGTAATCGATCTTTTCCCGCTCGCACACCTCGCGGATTTCCCGCGCCAGCTCGGGCAGGCTCTCGACCTCGTTATAGGCGGGGATGACGATGGAAAGGGTGGGGCTCATGACCTTCATTCTCCGCCTCGCGGCGAGGCATCGGCCGCGGGCAATGCGCCCCCGGCCGCTTCATCAGCGGCCGCATCCGCAGCCGCTTCGGCCGCGGTCGCGATCCCGGCGGAACGGCCCCGCACAAAGTAGAATCCGCCCCCCAGCATGACAACCAGGCCGACCACGGAAGGAAGGAACGCCAATGCCGCAGCGGTGGCGTTGCCATCCGCCGCCGCCAACACGCCCGGCAGGGTGTACAGATAGGTGCCGATGCTTTGCGGAATGCCCCAGCCCCCCACGTTGAGCGGAATAACGCCCGCCAGCGCGATCACGGGGATGAAGCAGAAAAAGAAAACCGGCGAGATGCGCGCGTCCAACGCGATCCCGGAGAACCAATGGACGTCGATGCGCAGCACCTGCACCAAACACGAGACGGCGATGATCCACATCATTTCCCGCCAGCGGGCCTGGTAGGCTTGCAAGATGCCCTGCATGCGGCCATGGGCCTCGGCCAGCCAGCGCATGCCCGCCCAATGGATGAGCGCGTTCACCAGGGCCGCGATGCGGCGGGACAGCAAAAGGATCAGGACCGCGACGAAGATCCCGAACACCAGCCCGACCGCGTAGAGCAGATGGCGGAAGACGCCTTGGTCCAAGGTATGCCGCCAGAGCGCGAAGGCCACCGCCACCAGGGACAACAGCGAAAGCGAGAAAAACCCGATCAGCCGATCGAGGAAGGTGGCCGCCACGGCCTTGCCCCAGCCGTCCGACCCCTGCTTCGCTTCGTATACCCGCAGGGCATCGCCGCCCACCGTCCCCGGCAGGAAGTTGTTCAGGAACATGCCCGAGTAGTAGGCCCGGAAACATGCGCGATACCCCATGGGAATCCCCTGCAAACGCAAGAGCAGGAACCATTGGTAGGCGCCCGCCGCCACCGAGATGAAGAAGAGGACCGCGCTTAGAAGTACCCAGCTCGGCCGCGCGCCGGCAAGGGTTTGCAAGATACGGCCCTGTCCGTTCTTGTTGATCACCCACCACAGGATGGCGAGGGCGGCGATGAGGCGCAGCCAAATCCAGGCCCGCTTCCGGCGCCGTCGCCGGTCGCCCGACTTTCCCAGGTCGCCCGACCGTCTGCGGTCTCCCGACCTTCCCAGGTCGCCCGACCGTCTGCGGTCGCCGCTCACGCCCGTCCTCCCTGGGAAGCGGCCGGTCCCGCCAGGGTATCATCCGTGTTACGTCCCCCCGGGTTGGCGGCCCCGCCTGGGGATCTCTCCCAAGCGCGCAGCAAGGCGTCGCGGGTGACCTCGAAGGTCTTTTCCCAGGTATGCCGGGAGGCCCAGTCCAAGCCGCGCAAGCGCATGGCGGCGGCGGCCTCCGGATCCGACAGGATGCCGCGGACCGCGGCCGCGAAGGCCTGCGCATCCCCGAAAGGGACCAAGTAACCGGTCTCGCCATGGCGCACGCTGTCGCACAGGCCCGGCACGTCGGTGGCCACCACGGGAGTCCCGCAGGCATTGGCTTCGATGGAAGTGAGCCCCCAGCCTTCCTTGAGAGAGGAGTTGACCACCACGCGGGCCTCGCCGTAAAGCTCCACCTTGCGCTCTTCGCTGATGAAGCCCAGGAATTCCGTGCAAGCCTCCAACCCCAATGCCTTGGCCTTTTCCTTCAAACGGGGAACGTCGTCGCCGGAGCCGGCGATCTTGAGGACGAGATCGGGGAAGCCGGGTTTGAGGGCCGCGGCGCCTTCCAGGATCATGTCCAGGCCCTTATACCGCTTGATGCGGCCCACATAGAGGATGACGTTGCCGCGTTTGGCGGGATCGGCGGGCGGGCGGTACATGGATAAATCGGCGCCCTCGGGGGCGATGTCCACCTTGCCGAAGCCTTTGCGGATCAACTCGACCCGGCTGCTCTCCGATCCGGTCAGCACTTGCACCCGGCGATAGGCCGCCGGCATGAGGGCCTCGAAGGCAAGCACGTAGCAGGCCATGGGCCAGGCGGTTTCGTGGAACAGGACGCGCCCGAACAAATGATGGATTTGCGCCACCACCGGCTTGCCGCAGAACCAGGGCAGGAAGAAAGGGATCTTGTTGGAATCGTCCAGCACCACGTCGATGGCGTGCCGCCGGCACCAGCCGCGCGCGCGCAGGCCCACCGTGTAGTTGAAGAGGAACTTGCCGCCGATGCGATGGACCTCGACCCCGTCGATGATCTCGCGGGCGGGAGCCCCGGCGAAGGCGTGGGAATATTGCACGCAGGCGAAGCCCGCCGCTACCAGGCGCACGGCCACCTCGTGGAGATGGACCTCGGCGCCCCCCGCCTCGGGATTCTTGATATCCCGCCAGTTGACCAAAAGGACCCGGGGGCGGCGCCCCGCGGGGCCCGCTACGCCGGACCCGCTCTTCGCCGCCATGGGTTCCGATTCTCTCAGGACTTCTTGCCCGATGGGGACGTGGTCCCCTTCATGGCGGTGTCCTTCTGTTTACCCGCGGGCGCCGGGGCCGTGCCCTTGGGCTTCCCGTTCTGCACCGGGGCCAGGCCCGGGATTCCGCCTTCACCCGGCTTAGCCGCGGTCTTATCCGCCGCGTGGGCCTTAGCGCTGTCTGCCGACGCGGCCCCGGGGGGCGGCGCGGGGTTGCGCATCTGGGTTTCCAGGAATTGGATCTGCTGGCTTACCATGGCCGCGTACTGGTGGCTGGGATTTGCGCGCAGCCATTCGGCCAGCACGTCATGCGCCTTCCCGAGATTGCCCCGCTTCTGGTACAGATCGCTCAGACCGTACCACAATTCGAAGTCGTTGGGGGCTTGCCCCTTGAGATCGTTCAGGAGCGACTCGGCTTGGTCGAACTTGCTCTGCTCGATATAGAGCTGCGCGAGGTTGGCGCCGAAGAGCCTCGGATTGGGGGCATCGTGGATGCCTTTGCGGTAGTAGGCCTCGGCCTTGGCGTAGTCCTTGACGGCCTGGTAAAGCTGAGCGCCGTAATAATTGTTCCGCCACTCGCGGGGGAGGATCTTGGCGTTCAACTGCAAGTACCTCTCGGCGAAGGCGATCTTGTCGTCCCGTTCCTTTTCTTTGGCCGCGATGGCGGCCTTCAGGGAATCGGACGGAGCGGCCCCGGCGGACTTCTTCAAGCCCTCCAATTGCTTCTGGATTTCCACCAGCTTTTCC
Coding sequences within it:
- a CDS encoding polyprenol monophosphomannose synthase, with amino-acid sequence MAKTLVIIPTYNEMENLPRMLDRIDATGLDLDVLVVDDGSPDGTGKWVNEQLPRRKNLHLIQREGKQGLGSAYVRGFRYAIDEGYDFVFEMDADFSHDPEYLATFLVAIQDNDLVIGSRYINGVNVVNWPMSRLLLSYFANVYARWATGMPIQDATAGFKCYRVSALKTLDLAKIRSTGYSFQIELKYKLWKKGYRIKEIPIIFRDRTHGASKMSGGIIKEALFLLIRLRFFGGSA
- a CDS encoding SDR family oxidoreductase, whose protein sequence is MAKILLVGCNGLLGQNLLRARPAGGWEIHGVGKEPEPILPESLASYRSADIGKRDELEAVVRAVDPDRIFNAAAVTDVDLCEREPALAGLINRDTVGWMAAFGKPLVHVSTDYVFDGEAGPYAEDAPTRPLSVYGSTKLESEALALAGAPLSLVVRTMTLWGKGRGMKTSFVDFVRNSLAAGKTIRIVTDQFGNPTLAEDLASAIWKLVAGGRGGIYHVAGSEWNSRFDWARAIAAHYGLDASLIQPCLTADLKQAARRPLRSGLRIDKLIRDTDFTPRDVSGQLARVDAG
- a CDS encoding glycosyltransferase family 2 protein is translated as MKVMSPTLSIVIPAYNEVESLPELAREIREVCEREKIDYEAIVIDDGSKDGTFACVQRLSDQDGRIRGVQFRRNSGKAAALSEGFARARGKYVITMDADLQDNPNEIPALIKMLEDGADLVSGWKKKRHDPLGKTLPSKVFNGITSRVSGVKLHDFNCGLKAYRSEVVKSLDLYGELHRYIPVLAHWDGFKVAEKVVEHRARKFGVSKYGWARLNNGMFDLITLVFLHRYTTRPLHLFGFVGLLCSFVGFLILAGFAIQWAVTGNGHVRPLMLAGVAFMIVGIQFVSIGLLGEMINHRMANRDRPVARAIGEA
- a CDS encoding flippase-like domain-containing protein, whose protein sequence is MSGDRRRSGDLGRSGDRRRSGDLGKSGDRRRRRKRAWIWLRLIAALAILWWVINKNGQGRILQTLAGARPSWVLLSAVLFFISVAAGAYQWFLLLRLQGIPMGYRACFRAYYSGMFLNNFLPGTVGGDALRVYEAKQGSDGWGKAVAATFLDRLIGFFSLSLLSLVAVAFALWRHTLDQGVFRHLLYAVGLVFGIFVAVLILLLSRRIAALVNALIHWAGMRWLAEAHGRMQGILQAYQARWREMMWIIAVSCLVQVLRIDVHWFSGIALDARISPVFFFCFIPVIALAGVIPLNVGGWGIPQSIGTYLYTLPGVLAAADGNATAAALAFLPSVVGLVVMLGGGFYFVRGRSAGIATAAEAAADAAADEAAGGALPAADASPRGGE
- a CDS encoding glycosyltransferase, producing the protein MAAKSGSGVAGPAGRRPRVLLVNWRDIKNPEAGGAEVHLHEVAVRLVAAGFACVQYSHAFAGAPAREIIDGVEVHRIGGKFLFNYTVGLRARGWCRRHAIDVVLDDSNKIPFFLPWFCGKPVVAQIHHLFGRVLFHETAWPMACYVLAFEALMPAAYRRVQVLTGSESSRVELIRKGFGKVDIAPEGADLSMYRPPADPAKRGNVILYVGRIKRYKGLDMILEGAAALKPGFPDLVLKIAGSGDDVPRLKEKAKALGLEACTEFLGFISEERKVELYGEARVVVNSSLKEGWGLTSIEANACGTPVVATDVPGLCDSVRHGETGYLVPFGDAQAFAAAVRGILSDPEAAAAMRLRGLDWASRHTWEKTFEVTRDALLRAWERSPGGAANPGGRNTDDTLAGPAASQGGRA